In Halomarina salina, one DNA window encodes the following:
- a CDS encoding helix-turn-helix domain-containing protein, which translates to MREESSLAEVLDLLSDEYARAILTETSVEPMSAKTLSERCDASLPTVYRRIDQLTDCGLLEERTRPRQDGNHHRVYSARLQRFAVELDDGEFTADLERRDDGREEDVADRFTRMWEDL; encoded by the coding sequence GTGCGTGAGGAGTCGTCGCTGGCGGAGGTCCTCGACCTGCTCAGCGACGAGTACGCGCGTGCCATCCTCACCGAGACGAGCGTAGAACCAATGTCCGCGAAGACACTCAGCGAGCGGTGTGACGCCTCTCTCCCCACCGTCTACCGTCGTATCGACCAGCTCACCGACTGCGGTTTGCTCGAAGAACGGACGCGACCCCGACAGGACGGCAACCACCACCGCGTCTACTCGGCCCGACTCCAGCGGTTCGCCGTCGAACTCGACGACGGTGAGTTCACCGCCGACCTCGAACGACGCGACGACGGCCGGGAGGAAGACGTCGCAGACCGCTTCACGCGGATGTGGGAGGACCTCTGA
- a CDS encoding DUF7521 family protein translates to MVDVDLVWLATVVMAAGSTVLGLFVGWQAYRGFRRNASRSMQYLSVGLILLTAVSFTAAFAYTALLRTGTLDGSYRGPFTLVVRTLQFVGLAFIAYSLYARP, encoded by the coding sequence ATGGTGGACGTCGACCTCGTCTGGCTGGCGACCGTCGTGATGGCGGCCGGGTCGACGGTGCTCGGCCTGTTCGTCGGGTGGCAGGCGTACCGCGGGTTCCGCCGGAACGCCAGTCGGTCGATGCAGTACCTCTCGGTCGGCCTCATTCTGCTGACCGCGGTGTCGTTCACCGCCGCGTTCGCCTACACGGCGCTGTTGCGCACGGGCACCCTCGACGGGAGCTACCGCGGCCCGTTCACGCTCGTCGTCAGGACGCTGCAGTTCGTCGGCCTCGCGTTCATCGCGTACTCGCTGTACGCCCGACCGTGA